From the Candidatus Polarisedimenticolia bacterium genome, one window contains:
- the gcvH gene encoding glycine cleavage system protein GcvH: MSKGDGIYPDDLKYTKEHEWITVQGGIGTVGITHYAQSELGDIVYVEVPAAGAPVVGGEEFGTVESVKAVSEIFAPVSGEVLEVNPRLAAHPETVNKDPYGDGWLLKIRLADPKELDALMSAAQYRKYIEEEAN, translated from the coding sequence TTGAGCAAAGGTGACGGCATCTACCCCGACGATCTGAAGTACACGAAAGAGCACGAGTGGATTACCGTCCAGGGCGGCATCGGCACGGTCGGGATCACCCATTACGCCCAGTCGGAGCTGGGGGACATCGTCTACGTGGAGGTTCCCGCCGCCGGGGCGCCGGTCGTCGGTGGCGAGGAGTTCGGCACGGTGGAATCGGTCAAGGCCGTCTCGGAGATCTTCGCGCCGGTCTCGGGAGAGGTCCTCGAGGTCAACCCGCGGCTCGCGGCGCATCCCGAGACCGTCAACAAGGACCCGTACGGGGACGGCTGGCTCCTGAAGATACGACTGGCCGATCCGAAGGAGCTCGACGCCCTGATGTCCGCGGCCCAGTACCGCAAGTACATCGAGGAAGAAGCCAACTGA